TCGACTGTAAGCGCGATGGCCTTTTCTCCAGctaattcctttttaattaaCAAGTCGATATGTGAGAGCAAAGAAGTGGAACCTTTAGAAGCCAATTTGTTTGGCAAATTGCACAATGTATGTAAAGTTTTAAATAGAAACATTAATTCAGTGTGTTAACATGcaaaatttagaaattattaatttgcaaagccaaaaaagaaaatttggaaaagaaacTGGCATATCAAATGATGTACTCGAAGCTTCTCAAATCTTTACCCAAGTTAAGCAGTCTAGAGGAGAACAAATTAACCAAACTAAAGGCTCCTATAGAGGATATGGAGAATACGAAGAAAGAGCTGGAAGAAATCAGGAAACAATCCACTGAGACAGAGTTACGTTATCTTAAGTCTCTATCGAACACTTTGAGCTTTGGTACATTATCTTTATCAAACGAGATTAACAAGGTTGGTCCTTCAGCTTCTTTTATGCTGAAGGAAGTTCATGATAGCGTACAAGTATTGGAACAACGACTTGAAAAGATGGGTCTCATCGAAAAGCCATCCGAATCTTCTGAATCCTCTATTTATTCCATCTTGGCTTCTTTAAAACATACCAACGACAGtttacagaaaaaagaattatctCCTCATGAAATTGCCGAAAGTCCCTCTTCTCATTCGACCTCTCCAATGGGAAGAAACGTTGACACAGAAACACtgtcttttttacttattgATTGGCAACGATTATGTGCAGAACAAAATACCTTTTTACGTGATATCACTAATAATATGAGCTCTTCTGTTCCTCAAGATGTATTATCTCAACTACGACAATTTTTCTTCCGAAGCGAGTTGTTGTCAGATAAGTTGTCAAACTTGTGCTCCGAGTCCTAGTCCTCAAATCTTTCCTATTTTCCCTTACTTATCTTTGTTCTTTCTGTCAAGCACTCACTCCTTTTactttaatatttttgttttcagtctttttattaagcCGTTACTCTCGTTATCCCTGTTTTATACTTTTAAGTCATCAGGTCCATTCGTTATCATTTTACTACTGTATTTCAATACGTTCTTaacattaatttttttaacttttttgtcTCTTCTTATCAATTGAAAGGCTGAATTGGTTTATTTAGCATCGTCGTCCTTTTTAAAGACCTCACTCTTTTCTTGGACATCTACCTTTCCTACCAAATTTGTGTcttactaattttttttttaattcccGTTCAATACATGATTTTCCTTGTTACATTACTAAAACAATCGCTCTacttaatttatttaccaAATTTGCAAGCTTGCCTTTTGTAATCGTTTTAATATTGGGATGGTTGGAGATATcccttcatttttttagcaaTGAAATTTCAGTTGCCAGCTATTTTATCGTCATAATATCTCCGTTTCAAAAGACTTAGCAGTAGGATTTTCTATCAAATGAACTGAAGAAACAAGTATATTTACCGTAATACATTTACGATACGCTATTCGATTCAACTGATCGCCAAGTGTCTCACTATTACCTTAGTACCTTGTCAACTATACATACTGTGATTTTATCAATTGCAGTAAAACAGCAACTTATTTTAGACAATTTTACTTTGGAGTcagttttaatttttatatttaattccAAAGAAACTTCAGgcttttttatgtttaagAAATCTTGAAATTGGGTTGTTGGTTTGAATTTCCATTAATTGTTCAAGCATTGGACTACATGCGAGTACTTATACTTTTCTAGCAgttaaaggaaattttattttctgtaTTTTACTGCATTAGGAAGGAGTCTCGAGAAGAAGTTATCAGTTATGGCCTACTTTCAGGATCGCAAAAGTATGTAACgattgaaagaaatttagAACACAAAAACGCCATTTATGTGTATGCAATTAACTAACTAACTTCTAAAAGCATCCTCTAGGTCTCTTCCTTCTTACATCAATCACAGCACCCAAAACCTTGTAGGTCCTCGTAAAGATGAGACTAAT
This portion of the Schizosaccharomyces pombe strain 972h- genome assembly, chromosome: I genome encodes:
- the pos1 gene encoding protein Pos1, yielding MAFSPANSFLINKSICESKEVEPLEANLFGKLHNKLLICKAKKENLEKKLAYQMMYSKLLKSLPKLSSLEENKLTKLKAPIEDMENTKKELEEIRKQSTETELRYLKSLSNTLSFGTLSLSNEINKVGPSASFMLKEVHDSVQVLEQRLEKMGLIEKPSESSESSIYSILASLKHTNDSLQKKELSPHEIAESPSSHSTSPMGRNVDTETLSFLLIDWQRLCAEQNTFLRDITNNMSSSVPQDVLSQLRQFFFRSELLSDKLSNLCSES